From one Plantibacter flavus genomic stretch:
- a CDS encoding Gfo/Idh/MocA family protein, with translation MSTSTAPTTTDASDLRVGVIGLGFAGTTHLDAFTALPGATVVALSGQEPARLAELAESRGVPETYADWEDLVARDDLDIVSIGVPNALHHPIAVAALRSGKHVFCEKPLATTADLAAEMVEAATAADRVLEVAYNHRRRADVAYLARYLAEEPIGRVYHSRASWLRRQGVPGIDSWFTNKAAAGGGPLIDLGSHVLDIALSLLGEPRVTHVSAVAYNELGRAGRGGSSGGGPVSSRSSHAFDVEDFASALLRFEDGGSLHLEASWASYSKAHEDISVELLGSEGGVRLHVDNYNTEGTVTIYRDVAGAPTIERPAVQVPAGHHQSVIAEFLDTIRAGETAGGELRFAGHHGEYALHRSRVIDAAYASAAAGHELEVPA, from the coding sequence ATGAGCACCAGTACCGCCCCGACCACAACAGACGCTTCGGACCTCCGGGTCGGCGTCATCGGCCTCGGCTTCGCCGGGACCACGCACCTGGACGCCTTCACCGCGCTCCCCGGTGCCACCGTCGTCGCGCTGTCCGGCCAGGAACCGGCGCGCCTCGCCGAGCTGGCCGAGAGCCGCGGGGTCCCCGAGACCTACGCCGACTGGGAGGACCTCGTCGCCCGCGACGACCTCGACATCGTGTCGATCGGCGTGCCGAACGCCCTGCACCACCCGATCGCCGTGGCCGCGCTCCGCAGCGGCAAGCACGTCTTCTGCGAGAAGCCGCTCGCCACGACCGCCGACCTCGCCGCAGAGATGGTGGAGGCCGCGACCGCCGCCGACCGCGTTCTCGAGGTCGCCTACAACCACCGCCGCCGTGCCGACGTCGCCTACCTCGCGCGGTACCTCGCCGAGGAGCCGATCGGCCGCGTCTACCACTCGCGTGCCTCCTGGCTGCGTCGCCAGGGTGTGCCCGGTATCGACTCCTGGTTCACCAACAAGGCCGCGGCCGGCGGCGGGCCGCTCATCGACCTCGGGTCCCATGTCCTCGACATCGCGCTCTCGCTCCTCGGTGAGCCGCGCGTGACGCACGTGTCGGCCGTCGCGTACAACGAGCTCGGCCGCGCCGGCCGCGGTGGCTCCTCCGGCGGCGGTCCGGTCTCGAGCCGGTCCTCCCATGCCTTCGACGTCGAGGACTTCGCGTCCGCACTCCTGCGGTTCGAGGACGGCGGCAGCCTGCACCTCGAGGCGTCGTGGGCCTCCTACTCGAAGGCGCACGAGGACATCTCGGTCGAACTGCTCGGCTCGGAGGGTGGCGTCCGCCTCCACGTCGACAACTACAACACCGAAGGAACGGTCACGATCTACCGTGACGTCGCCGGTGCGCCGACGATCGAACGACCCGCCGTGCAGGTCCCGGCCGGTCACCACCAGTCGGTCATCGCGGAGTTCCTCGACACCATCCGCGCGGGCGAGACCGCCGGCGGCGAACTCCGCTTCGCCGGTCACCACGGCGAGTACGCACTGCACCGCAGCCGCGTCATCGACGCCGCCTACGCCTCGGCCGCCGCCGGGCACGAACTGGAGGTCCCCGCATGA
- a CDS encoding ThuA domain-containing protein, which produces MSTTTPIRIRVWNEFVHESRGDAVVLGHYPDGIHAVIAAGLEESLGDAVSVSTATLQDPEHGLTEEVLANTDVLFWWGHIAHDQVSDEVVERVVRHVHAGMGIVVLHSGHYSRVFQRLMGTSCALKWRNDGERELVWTVLPDHPIAQGVPHPIVIDRQEMYGEHFDIPRPDEEVFLSTFAGGEVFRSGVAYHRGRGRVFYFSPGDQEYPVYHHPDIRRVLANAAEWARPTIERTPPTADQHPRDWFLR; this is translated from the coding sequence ATGAGCACCACGACACCGATCCGCATCCGCGTCTGGAACGAGTTCGTCCACGAGTCCCGCGGTGACGCCGTGGTGCTGGGGCACTACCCCGACGGCATCCATGCCGTGATCGCGGCGGGCCTCGAGGAGTCGCTCGGGGACGCCGTGTCCGTCTCGACCGCGACCCTCCAGGATCCCGAGCACGGTCTCACCGAGGAGGTCCTCGCGAACACCGACGTCCTCTTCTGGTGGGGGCACATCGCCCACGACCAGGTCTCCGACGAGGTCGTCGAGCGGGTGGTCCGACACGTCCACGCCGGCATGGGCATCGTCGTGCTGCACTCCGGTCACTACTCGCGGGTCTTCCAACGCCTCATGGGGACGAGCTGCGCGCTCAAGTGGCGCAACGACGGCGAGCGCGAACTCGTCTGGACGGTGCTCCCGGACCACCCGATCGCACAGGGTGTCCCGCACCCGATCGTCATCGACCGCCAGGAGATGTACGGGGAGCACTTCGACATCCCGCGTCCCGACGAGGAGGTGTTCCTCTCCACCTTCGCCGGCGGTGAGGTCTTCCGGTCCGGTGTCGCCTACCACCGCGGGCGCGGACGGGTGTTCTACTTCTCACCCGGTGACCAGGAGTACCCGGTCTACCACCACCCCGACATCCGCCGCGTACTGGCCAACGCTGCCGAGTGGGCCCGGCCGACGATCGAGCGCACGCCGCCGACCGCGGACCAGCACCCACGGGACTGGTTCCTGCGCTAG
- a CDS encoding DUF7218 family protein — translation MPDTENPSLKDPELYEKLRDEGASKGKAARISNAAAKQGRSAIGEKGGESGSYDDWTVARLRERAKEIGLTGYSDKRKSELIAMLRDS, via the coding sequence ATGCCTGACACGGAGAATCCGTCGTTGAAGGACCCCGAGCTCTATGAGAAGCTCCGCGACGAGGGCGCCTCGAAGGGGAAAGCCGCACGCATCTCGAACGCGGCGGCCAAGCAGGGACGTTCGGCGATCGGGGAGAAGGGCGGCGAGTCCGGATCGTACGACGACTGGACCGTCGCGCGGCTCCGCGAGCGTGCGAAGGAGATAGGCCTCACCGGCTATTCCGACAAGCGCAAGAGCGAATTGATCGCGATGCTCCGCGACAGCTGA
- a CDS encoding DUF2795 domain-containing protein, translating into MFTELDEFLRGMEYPCRPSDLTREARRDLLPTHLVEALRSLPERSYTSRWDVLHRTSIAEALPIGV; encoded by the coding sequence GTGTTCACCGAGCTCGACGAATTCCTACGCGGCATGGAGTACCCCTGCCGCCCCAGCGACCTGACGCGTGAGGCCCGCCGCGACCTGCTCCCGACCCACCTCGTGGAGGCGCTCCGCTCGCTCCCCGAGCGCAGCTACACCAGCCGCTGGGACGTCCTGCACCGCACCTCGATCGCGGAGGCGCTGCCGATCGGCGTCTGA
- a CDS encoding GAF and ANTAR domain-containing protein translates to MNARGDDGTGSELRHSTALLDVFATLADTLVDDYDVVDLLQILVDASVDLLDVQASGILLADPHGDLELIASTSESGRLVELIQLSADEGPCIDSFRAATPVSIPEIAAVASDWPRFAEVAATAGFRSAHAFPLRLRRTTIGTLNLFRTASEAFDRFESRAAQAMADVATIGILHERTLRESDVTRGQLESALQSRVVIEQAKGVVAYTAAISVEAAFEVIRKYARSRRRPLADVARDIVERRLEL, encoded by the coding sequence ATGAACGCGCGCGGCGACGACGGGACCGGTTCCGAGCTCCGTCACTCGACCGCCCTACTCGACGTGTTCGCGACGCTCGCCGACACGCTGGTGGACGACTACGACGTGGTCGACCTGCTGCAGATCCTGGTCGATGCCAGCGTCGACCTCCTCGACGTCCAGGCCTCGGGCATCCTCTTGGCGGATCCGCACGGCGACCTCGAGCTGATCGCGTCGACCAGCGAGTCCGGGAGGCTCGTGGAACTCATCCAGCTGAGCGCCGACGAAGGCCCGTGCATCGACAGCTTCCGTGCGGCGACGCCGGTGTCGATCCCCGAGATCGCCGCGGTCGCGAGCGACTGGCCGAGGTTCGCCGAGGTCGCGGCGACCGCGGGGTTCCGGTCGGCTCATGCCTTCCCGCTGCGACTCCGCCGGACCACCATCGGCACCCTGAACCTGTTCCGCACGGCTTCGGAGGCCTTCGACCGGTTCGAGTCACGGGCCGCGCAGGCGATGGCCGACGTGGCGACCATCGGCATCCTGCACGAGCGCACCCTTCGTGAGAGCGACGTGACCCGCGGTCAGTTGGAGTCCGCGCTGCAGTCGAGGGTCGTCATCGAGCAGGCGAAGGGCGTCGTCGCCTACACCGCTGCGATCTCGGTGGAAGCGGCCTTCGAGGTGATCCGCAAGTACGCGCGGAGTCGCCGTCGTCCGTTGGCGGACGTCGCCCGCGACATCGTGGAGCGTCGCCTCGAGCTCTGA
- a CDS encoding GAF and ANTAR domain-containing protein: MSDTFAIVYSALDRVDEDDQLVEPILRLMPLSGVSIATLGDTLSPETIAASDEQIALLDELQFDLSEGPSWDAVGSGRPVLEEAVKRTGYDSWPSFTEALRDHAVGSIFAFPLRVGPLQVGAVELYDTEERTLDTQAVEAMMSLTRPLSRYVLRRTLELASLPDTAQLKPHARRRIHQATGFVIAQLGLSPDDAHLLIQAQAFAQNRSMSEVAEDILERRTGYVLRDETIEDER, translated from the coding sequence ATGAGCGACACCTTCGCCATCGTGTACAGCGCACTCGACCGGGTCGACGAGGACGACCAGCTGGTGGAGCCGATCCTGCGGCTCATGCCGCTCAGCGGTGTCTCGATCGCGACGCTCGGCGACACCCTGAGCCCCGAGACGATCGCCGCGAGTGACGAGCAGATCGCGCTGCTCGACGAGCTCCAGTTCGACCTCTCGGAGGGCCCCTCCTGGGACGCGGTCGGCAGCGGCCGCCCGGTGCTGGAGGAGGCCGTCAAGCGGACCGGCTACGACTCCTGGCCGTCGTTCACCGAGGCTCTCCGCGACCACGCGGTCGGCTCCATCTTCGCCTTCCCGCTCCGCGTCGGGCCGCTCCAGGTGGGCGCGGTCGAGCTGTACGACACCGAAGAGCGCACGCTGGACACGCAGGCGGTCGAGGCCATGATGTCCCTCACCCGCCCGCTCAGCCGGTACGTCCTCCGCCGCACCCTCGAACTCGCGAGTCTCCCCGACACGGCGCAGCTCAAACCCCACGCCCGACGCCGGATCCACCAGGCGACCGGATTCGTGATCGCGCAGCTCGGGCTCTCCCCCGACGACGCCCACCTGCTGATCCAGGCACAGGCCTTCGCCCAGAACCGCTCGATGTCGGAGGTCGCGGAGGACATCCTCGAACGTCGCACCGGCTACGTGCTGCGCGACGAGACGATCGAAGACGAGCGATGA
- a CDS encoding SDR family oxidoreductase has protein sequence MSRGVAVVTGGTAGLGRATVRELAARGWDVAVLARGEDGLAATVAEVEQAGRRGLAVPTDVADREAVEQAADRVEAELGPIELWVNCAMVGVFGDFLTTEPADFERAVAVNFFGFVNGTRAALSRMVPRDRGHVIQVGSALAHRGIPLQAAYCGSKFGARGFTESVTAELLHDGSNVKLSTVDMPALNTIQFSWVKSQLPEHPQPVPPIYQPEVGATAIADVADRPRRRTWVGESTVGTILGDRFAGGFLDWFLARTGYSGQLAPDKHDPRLPDNVYTPAPGDHGARGVFSDKAHSWSPQTWAIRHRRGVYAAAAGTLAAGVALVAGAAKRR, from the coding sequence ATGAGCCGCGGGGTCGCCGTCGTCACCGGCGGAACCGCAGGGCTCGGTCGTGCGACCGTCCGCGAACTCGCCGCCCGTGGCTGGGACGTCGCGGTGCTGGCGCGTGGCGAGGACGGACTCGCAGCCACCGTCGCCGAGGTCGAGCAGGCCGGACGTCGCGGGCTGGCTGTGCCGACGGACGTGGCCGACCGGGAGGCCGTCGAGCAGGCGGCGGACCGGGTCGAGGCGGAACTCGGACCGATCGAGCTGTGGGTGAACTGCGCCATGGTCGGTGTGTTCGGGGACTTCCTCACGACCGAACCGGCGGACTTCGAGCGCGCCGTCGCCGTCAACTTCTTCGGCTTCGTCAACGGCACCAGGGCCGCCCTCTCGCGCATGGTCCCGCGCGACCGTGGGCACGTGATCCAGGTCGGTTCCGCCCTCGCCCACCGCGGCATCCCGTTGCAGGCCGCCTACTGCGGGTCGAAGTTCGGTGCCCGCGGGTTCACGGAGTCGGTCACCGCCGAGCTCCTCCACGACGGCAGCAACGTCAAACTCTCGACGGTGGACATGCCGGCGCTCAACACCATCCAGTTCAGCTGGGTGAAGTCGCAGCTGCCCGAGCACCCGCAGCCGGTGCCCCCGATCTACCAGCCCGAGGTGGGCGCGACCGCCATCGCGGACGTCGCCGACCGCCCGCGGCGACGCACCTGGGTGGGCGAGTCCACCGTCGGCACGATCCTCGGCGACCGCTTCGCCGGCGGCTTCCTCGACTGGTTCCTCGCCAGGACCGGATACTCCGGGCAGCTTGCGCCGGACAAGCACGACCCGCGCCTGCCGGACAACGTCTACACGCCGGCCCCCGGTGACCACGGCGCCCGCGGCGTGTTCAGCGACAAGGCCCACTCGTGGAGCCCGCAGACCTGGGCGATCCGCCACCGTCGCGGGGTGTACGCGGCGGCCGCCGGCACCCTCGCAGCGGGCGTCGCCCTCGTGGCCGGCGCGGCGAAGCGGCGCTGA
- a CDS encoding phytoene desaturase family protein: MVRREQFDAVVVGAGPNGLAAAVTLARAGLHVQVVERGDTIGGGARTAELTLPGFHHDICSAVHPMALASGFFRSFGLERRIDLVVPEISYAHPLDGGRAGIAYRDIDRTADALGRDGGAWRSLMGPLAADADRVSQFTGGKLLQVPRHPVTVARFGLRALEQGSPAWNLRFREQTAPAMLSGVAAHSIRPMPSLSTSAAALSLGAYAHARGWPIPVGGSQAIVDALADDLLAHGGEIVTGTEVRSIDELPSARAVLFDTTPKALAEIAGSRLPDAYLRRLSRFRYGDGVAKVDFALSGPVPWTNPELARAGTLHLGGTRPEIAAAERDVARGRHSESPYVLVSQPDVGDPGRAPGGAQVLWAYTHVPSGSGLDQTEAITRQIERFAPGFRDVILTSASMTARDMARYNPNYVLGDIAAGAATFAQLVARPVLSNDPWRTPTPGIFLCSSSTPPGPGVHGLAGWHAARSALRSVFGRDRMPSLAPDRTARPS, encoded by the coding sequence ATGGTGCGGCGCGAGCAGTTCGACGCGGTGGTCGTCGGCGCGGGGCCCAATGGGCTCGCCGCCGCGGTGACCCTCGCGCGGGCCGGCCTGCACGTGCAGGTGGTCGAGCGAGGCGACACGATCGGCGGTGGAGCCAGGACCGCCGAGCTGACGCTGCCCGGCTTCCACCACGACATCTGCTCCGCCGTCCACCCGATGGCGCTCGCCTCCGGCTTCTTCCGGTCCTTCGGCCTCGAGCGCCGCATCGACCTCGTCGTGCCGGAGATCTCCTACGCCCACCCGCTCGACGGTGGCCGGGCCGGCATCGCCTACCGCGACATCGACCGCACCGCCGACGCCCTCGGACGGGACGGCGGGGCCTGGCGCTCGCTCATGGGACCACTCGCCGCCGACGCCGACCGCGTCTCGCAGTTCACCGGCGGCAAGCTCCTGCAGGTGCCGCGCCACCCGGTCACGGTCGCGCGCTTCGGCCTCCGCGCGCTCGAGCAGGGCAGCCCGGCCTGGAACCTCCGGTTCCGCGAGCAGACCGCTCCGGCGATGCTCAGCGGTGTCGCCGCCCACTCCATCCGGCCGATGCCGAGCCTGTCCACCTCGGCCGCCGCCCTGTCGCTCGGCGCGTATGCGCACGCCCGCGGTTGGCCCATCCCCGTCGGCGGCAGCCAGGCGATCGTCGACGCGCTCGCGGACGACCTGTTGGCCCACGGCGGTGAGATCGTCACCGGAACCGAGGTGCGCTCCATCGACGAACTGCCGTCCGCCCGTGCCGTCCTGTTCGACACGACCCCGAAGGCGCTCGCCGAGATCGCGGGCAGCCGTCTGCCCGACGCGTACCTCCGTCGTCTCTCCCGATTCCGGTACGGCGACGGCGTGGCCAAGGTCGACTTCGCACTCTCAGGTCCCGTCCCGTGGACGAACCCGGAACTGGCGCGGGCCGGCACGCTCCACCTCGGCGGCACCCGCCCGGAGATCGCCGCCGCCGAGCGCGACGTCGCCCGCGGGCGGCACAGCGAGTCGCCCTACGTCCTCGTCTCGCAGCCCGACGTCGGCGATCCTGGTCGCGCTCCCGGTGGCGCCCAGGTCCTCTGGGCCTACACGCATGTGCCGAGCGGGTCCGGTCTCGACCAGACCGAGGCGATCACCCGGCAGATCGAGCGCTTCGCCCCCGGGTTCCGCGACGTGATCCTGACGTCGGCGTCGATGACCGCCCGCGACATGGCGCGGTACAACCCGAACTACGTCCTCGGCGACATCGCCGCCGGCGCTGCGACCTTCGCCCAGCTCGTCGCGCGTCCCGTGCTCTCGAACGACCCGTGGCGGACGCCGACGCCGGGGATCTTCCTGTGCTCCTCGTCGACCCCACCGGGCCCGGGCGTCCACGGTCTCGCCGGCTGGCACGCCGCCCGCAGCGCCCTCCGCTCGGTGTTCGGTCGCGACCGCATGCCGTCGCTCGCGCCAGACCGAACCGCGCGCCCCTCCTGA
- a CDS encoding SRPBCC family protein, giving the protein MSHTTKVFDCPPDRVFAVLADGWLFPAWVVGASRMRDVGDLWPHVGGKLHHSFGVWPAVLDDETTVLQWDAPHRFVIQPKGWPLGEARVAIEVEPHERGCVVHLHEHAVTGPGALIPVWLLDIGLHIRNIETLRRLAHLAEGGAGGTHLVEAAEPTAEDREDAEFPKRSLFARVASVLVVAVPVAVLARVLRRR; this is encoded by the coding sequence GTGTCCCACACCACCAAGGTCTTCGACTGCCCGCCCGACCGCGTCTTCGCCGTCCTCGCCGACGGTTGGCTCTTCCCGGCGTGGGTGGTCGGTGCGTCCCGCATGCGTGACGTCGGTGACCTGTGGCCGCATGTGGGCGGGAAGCTGCACCACTCCTTCGGTGTCTGGCCGGCGGTGCTGGACGACGAGACCACCGTGCTCCAGTGGGATGCTCCGCACCGGTTCGTCATCCAGCCGAAGGGGTGGCCGCTCGGTGAGGCCCGTGTCGCCATCGAGGTGGAACCGCACGAGCGCGGGTGCGTGGTCCACCTGCACGAGCACGCCGTGACGGGCCCTGGTGCGCTGATCCCGGTCTGGCTCCTCGACATCGGGCTGCACATCCGCAACATCGAGACGCTGCGCCGACTCGCCCACCTCGCCGAGGGCGGTGCCGGCGGCACCCATCTCGTGGAGGCGGCCGAACCGACGGCAGAAGACCGCGAGGACGCCGAGTTCCCGAAGCGTTCGTTGTTCGCGCGAGTGGCGTCGGTCCTCGTCGTCGCCGTGCCGGTGGCGGTCCTGGCGAGGGTGCTCCGTCGTCGCTGA
- a CDS encoding HIT family protein: protein MSDTCTFCRILRDEPDDVTWVEREDEAVAFRPLPESELAPGHTLVVPRAHSVGLLDADPRALQATTALAQRVGRAMRAALGATGVVVLSASGADAGQSVPHLHLHVVPCWDDDGVTFWPEGRSEHRIDGDPHALLAEMFE from the coding sequence ATGTCCGACACCTGCACTTTCTGCCGCATCCTGCGTGACGAGCCCGACGACGTCACCTGGGTGGAGCGTGAGGACGAGGCGGTCGCCTTCCGGCCGTTGCCCGAGTCGGAGCTCGCCCCCGGCCACACCCTGGTCGTGCCGCGAGCGCACAGCGTCGGGCTGCTGGACGCCGACCCGCGGGCTCTGCAGGCGACGACGGCCCTCGCTCAGCGGGTAGGACGCGCGATGCGGGCGGCGCTCGGGGCGACCGGCGTCGTCGTGCTGAGCGCGTCCGGTGCCGACGCCGGGCAGAGCGTCCCCCACCTCCATCTCCACGTCGTCCCGTGCTGGGATGACGACGGGGTCACGTTCTGGCCCGAGGGCCGCTCGGAGCACCGGATCGACGGCGACCCGCACGCGCTCCTGGCGGAGATGTTCGAGTAG
- a CDS encoding flavin reductase family protein, whose protein sequence is MTIPTTPSADPDALARAATVDGFKTAFRDHPAGVALISASTDQGDVGLTASSVASVAVDPPMLSFSVTRATGSAGGLLSAGTVVVHLLADHHLEVAKAFAKTGEPRFTPEQHWERLATGEPYLPSARAALRCRIVQTVPAGSSMLVIAEVLEVIPPGTDAPALVYQNRNFHRLESDPLG, encoded by the coding sequence ATGACCATTCCCACCACGCCGTCCGCCGATCCCGATGCCCTCGCCCGCGCCGCGACCGTCGACGGGTTCAAGACGGCGTTCCGTGACCACCCGGCCGGCGTCGCACTGATCAGTGCCTCGACCGATCAGGGAGACGTCGGGCTGACGGCGTCATCGGTCGCATCGGTGGCCGTCGACCCGCCGATGCTGTCCTTCTCGGTCACGCGAGCGACGGGGTCCGCGGGCGGACTGCTCAGTGCGGGAACGGTCGTCGTCCACCTCCTGGCGGATCACCACCTGGAGGTCGCGAAGGCGTTCGCCAAGACGGGGGAGCCGCGCTTCACGCCGGAACAGCACTGGGAGCGACTCGCGACCGGCGAGCCCTACCTGCCGAGCGCCCGGGCGGCACTGCGCTGCCGGATCGTGCAGACGGTCCCGGCCGGCAGCTCGATGCTCGTCATCGCCGAGGTGCTGGAGGTCATCCCGCCCGGCACGGACGCGCCGGCGCTCGTCTACCAGAACCGCAACTTCCACCGCCTGGAGTCCGACCCGCTCGGCTGA